TATATACACGTCCCAAGTCCCCGTAGGACAACTATTTAAGGACAGTGAATGAGTTGGTCTCCAGCGATCCTCTAGGGAATAAAGCCCAATGGGCGAGTGGGCTTTGGGCCATGACATAGTTTCTACTCCCCGCCGGTAACCTGTACCGGGAACTAGCAACTCAGACTCAGGGGCTCTGGTTCTCAAACCTAGCTGGCTCACGGTGACAGAAACCAGGCAAGAAAGTCCggatggaaagagagagggaggtagTGAGGAAGACCAGGAGGTAGCAAGTCTCCGAGGACTGTGGAGGCGGCTCCAGGTCGCACTCTGCGCGCGTCCCGTGCACGTGCTCACTGATCCCGGGCCATTCGGCGCCGCTGAGAAAGctctgtcccccccacccccaccccaccccctcggTTCATTTGTGCTGGGACGTCACGGAGCGCTGGGACCGAGGGGGCGGGGCCTGGAAGCGCGCATGCGCGCTACGCCCGGCGGGCGTGAGGGCGggcagcggcagcggcggcggctaCGGAATCGCAGCCACAGTCTGCAACAGTAACCGAGCCATGGCTCGAGCTGGCGGGcggcacaggcaggcagcagcCGCGGCAGGCGCACGGGCCGCGTCAAGGGAGCCTGGGGCAGCAGGATTCTAAGAAGAGGGGCGAGAGGGGGCCGGGCTGGGTGGGCTAGGGGTACCGCGCTCTCCCAACAGCACGGGTCCTTTTTGGaaattaatattaaaagaaaaaaaaaagacagaggggaaggtgggagcaagagagaaggcaagacacacacagagagagcgagagacacAGATCCCCACAGTGAGAGGAAGAAAGGCCACAGTCGCAGGCAGCCGATGTGAAGACTGGACTCCTTGCGCCCCTCGCCGCCTCTGCCCGGCCACATCGATGTTGCAGCCCGCTCGCCCGCATCACGATGAACGCACAGCTGACCATGGAGGCGATCGGCGAGCTGCACGGGGTGAGCCATGAGCCGGTGCCCGCCCCTGCTGACCTGCTGGGCGGCAGCCCTCACGCGCGCAGCTCCGTGGGACACCGCGGCAGCCACCTGCCTCCCGCGCACCCGCGTTCCATGGGCATGGCGTCCCTGCTGGACGGCGGCAGCGGAGGCAGcgattaccaccaccaccaccgcgcCCCTGAGCACAGCTTGGCTGGCCCCCTGCACCCCACCATGACCATGGCCTGTGAAACTCCCCCAGGTATGAGCATGCCCACCACCTACACTACCTTAACCCCTCTGCAGCCGCTGCCGCCCATCTCCACCGTGTCCGACAAGTTccctcaccatcatcaccaccaccatcaccaccaccacccacaccacCACCAGCGCCTGGCGGGCAACGTGAGCGGTAGTTTCACACTTATGCGGGATGAGCGCGGGCTGGCCTCTATGAATAACCTCTATACCCCCTACCACAAGGACGTGGCTGGCATGGGCCAGAGCCTCTCGCCCCTCTCTGGCTCCGGTCTGGGCAGCATTCACAACTCCCAGCAAGGACTTCCCCACTATGCTCATCCCGGCGCGGCTATGCCCACCGACAAGATGCTCACCCCAAATGGCTTTGAAGCCCACCACCCTGCCATGCTCGGTCGCCACGGGGAGCAGCACCTCACGCCCACCTCGGCCGGCATGGTACCCATCAACGGCCTTCCTCCGCACCATCCTCATGCCCACCTGAATGCCCAGGGCCACGGACAGCTCCTGGGCACAGCCCGAGAGCCCAACCCTTCGGTGACCGGCGCGCAGGTCAGCAATGGAAGTAATTCAGGGCAGATGGAAGAGATCAATACCAAAGAGGTGGCGCAGCGTATCACCACCGAGCTCAAACGTTACAGCATCCCACAGGCCATCTTCGCGCAGAGGGTGCTCTGCCGTTCCCAGGGGACCCTTTCGGACCTGCTGCGAAACCCCAAGCCCTGGAGCAAACTCAAGTCGGGTCGGGAGACCTTCCGGAGGATGTGGAAGTGGCTGCAGGAGCCGGAGTTCCAGCGCATGTCGGCGCTCCGCTTAGCAGGTGAGGCGCTGGGCGCGTGGGCGAGATAAGGGACTGACGGTGGGAGGGAATGAGAAAGGCTGGGCGCGCTTCGTCCCGCTCCGCCTCCCCTTTCTTCAAGAGAGGTGTCCCTAGACCTGGAAGAGCCAGCTCAGGGAgtcaacctcctcctcctccttctccaaggGCTCAGCGCATTGGGCTAAGGGAGGCTTCGAAGACCGAACAAGGTGGCCTCCGCGACTTCGGGGTTGCGTTTGTGCTCGGGGACAGAGCTGCAAGGTTTTGAGCCGCGGGCAGAGAGACTCTTGGAACCTGGCGGAATCTCAGCGGAACACAAGAGGGTTTAGGAAGGGACGAAGCATACCAAGAACTAGCACCCGTTGCTCAAGGCACATACCCCGCGCGGGCCAGGCGCTGTTCAAGCTGCCAGTCAATATTGGCTGAGCTGGCTGCGGCGACCCGCTCTTGGCCGATTTTATTGGCGCCACGCGCAAGGGGGTCCGCACTTCAATAGGGTGTGCACACAGATTCCAAACCTGCAGGCGATCAGTGCATGGCGGGCTGCTTTGGAGGGGTTATCACACATCGCTGAGTATATAACCAGCTGTGGAAAGGAAGGGGACAGAGGCGGACAGTGACCAGATCCCCCAGGAAACTCCCGGTTGAGCCTGGGCTGACAACTAGCTTTTGCGTCGtcgtcatgcttttttttttttcccatctaaGTCTCTGTGCTGCTACTGGGTGGGAATGTGTAAATGTCTTTCGAATCAGCAAGCCTGTCACCCAGTTCAAAATTCCTAGCAGGCTGtttgattgggggaggggggcgggggacgACACTGAAAGTCTCAGCTGCCAAGTGCAGGCACCAGGCCTGGCTCCTGTAGTGGGCCAAGAGACCTAGTGGACAGCTGAGCTCAGCTGGAACTGCATCAGGGATCCAGGCACACTCGGCGACCCTTGAAGACGCGAGAAAAGGGCAGCCTAGGGGCGGACTGTGTTCATAGACCTGGGCGGAGGTTGTTGCGTTGATTGACTCCAGTATCCTtgtcctcccacccccaaccccccatccccaagccacacacacacacacacacacacacacacacacacacacagcctcatcTGAGCCTTGCGCCCAGGTCTGAGTCTTGGTGAAGAGAAAGGTAAACGCTGGAATGAGGGTTTGTTAATTAACTGATCGTTCTCCATTAATTCGTCCCTAGAGAATGAAAGACAGTCAATCCGCTCTGAGCCGAGGGCACTGAGCCGTTTCACAGACTAAAATCAAAGCGTGAGGCCGaaccccccttcccccacccggTGTCTGCCAATGAGAAGCTGGGGAGAGGTAGGTGTGGACTAGCCTCAGATCCTAGTCCTCGAGGCTACCCTAACGGTTCCCCCCAATCTGGCTTCTAGAGGCCTTCCCTCGCGAATGCTATACTGCTTCAGCCTCTGACCACCCAGAATTTCTAGCATAGCTAAGCCCTTTGCTATAAAGTTCTCAAAGCAGACTCTGGTTGGTGACCCAGGAATCTGATGAGGCCTCAGCTCAGATGGAGGACCTGGGCTGATGGAATGTCACCCCTAAGCCTTCCCGGTTCCATTCTGTAGCACTCTGTGTAGCTCCATTGGGCCCCTGCGAGCAGCTGACCTTgctgctctctctcccttctgctcCAGAACCTTCCACTACACCTTCTTGAAGCCATTGCTCCAGACCTTCCAGGCAAGGTAGTGCTTTGAGGCTATCCATTGTGGGGTCCAGGAGTGTGGATAAAAAGCTACTCCCTCATGAAAGTCACACCCCATTACTTGGTGAAGACACTCGAGACGTCAGTGACATCCCACATGGTCTCTGTCACAGGATGGTCTCTGTCACTGCCGGGAAGGACAGACTGATATGATAGGTCCTGTACTGAGCCGATTGCTTAGTCCTGGAAACCTAACCTGTCTGTCCTATGCAAGGTCCACTGACTTCCAGATAAGAAAATTGAGCCAGGGATTTGGGGGGTGGCTGCTTGGTGCTGGGGAGCCCCATGAAGGAAGACCAAGTTCTAGAACCTGTGCACCAAAGGGATGAGTTGGGTGCTGAGCTCATGAGACCTAGAAGGTCGTCTTAGGGATATCTACACACCTAAGTCCAGATGGCTAGCTCTCTGTTATTCTTGGCACCAGGCATCTGGCCCTTTCCTAGAATGTGTGGCACACGGGAGGCGTCAGTGGATGTAAAACCAGGGGACACTGGATGTCCTGAGACACAGCAGAGCACCTCCTATTtcgtttctttttcctttctttctttctttctttctttctttctttctttctttctttcttccttcttttcctatttggTTTCTTTAACATAAAGGCCTCagtgaggcaggggagggggctggggggaggggaaaaaggtaCTCACAGCAAAGAGCTCAGAACCATCCCATTCTCCAGGAAAGTCGCAGCCTATTTTTGGAGCCACTAAAGAAAACCCAGCCCTgctcattgatttctttctttaaagagaaGTCGGTTTCTGATCCTTGAAATGGTGACTAGCAGGCCTCGTGATGGAGCCTAGGACTGACCCGCCTGATGCTTTGGTGTGGCAACTGCAGGAACTTGGTACCTGCTCCCCAGGACcagccgccgccgctgctgctgcttTGTTAGCTGTTCGCCAAAGAGTAAATCAGCATCCTTTCTCAACCCCTTTATAAGACCCTGCTGAGTTCCTTTACTCTTCAGTGGAAGAGAGGTGCTCCACTTGCCTCTCTGTGTTCCACTGTAGCTTGTTTGGAGGGTCAAATCTTCTGCACGTGGCAGTATGTTTGGGGAGGCGCCTTCTGGTGTATAAATTACAAGTGCTGGTGAAAGACTGGAGGAAATTCTCACCAAATTAACtaccttttaaaaatcaatagaTGTTGCCTCAATGTAATGCTTGCTGCTGCTCATTAAAACGCAGCGTGACCAGACGCACGCCGCTTCTGGTCCCgagtggggtggggagactgAGCTGGGTGCCCCGCCTCTGATGTGGGCGTCTATCAAGACAGGAGGAGATTAGCCTCCAATTAAATATTCCAGAAGGCTTCGGCCCCTCTGCTAGCAGCACGGAAAGAGACCGCAAGAGACACCCACCAATGAATGTGACTATAGCACTGTGCACCCAGGAGGTGGTGGCTGCTCAGGTCCTCAGCCCAGGCAAGGTCCTGTGCTAAGCAAGCCGACCCTGCTGGAGGTAAGGAGACCTCCGAGCCCTGCGCGAAGATGGCCTGCCCTGCAGCACCCGGGACTTCGCCCCCTTGCGGtcgggtatttatttctttgtgctAAAGGAAGATCTAAACTgagggaggatgggggtggggggagtgttcCTACCTGGAAGTGGCCCTGAGAAAGTCTTACCCAACCCAACCTGGGCCGTGTTTGCTGTGAGTGGCCTTGCAGCTTGGTTGATTGATAACTGGCTCTGCACACGtccatttgcttttgtgttaataTTTATCCCGACCGGTGACATTTCAAGTGTCTGGTACTGCCGCTGCAGCGACAGCCAGGCAGGAATGCTAGGCTGGGTCTTAGGAACAGCATTTTTTCAACCCCTGAAGAATtctgggtggagagagagagaggccaggacTGGGCACGAGAGATGCCAGGGCTGGAAGGgcccctgggctacagagtgggaAAAGAAGGCGGTGCCACCTCACTGATTTCCTGGCGCCCTGAGCTGTGGCTCTCCCGTGGTGCAGCTGCTACTAGCCCGCTGCAGCTTGAACAAAGGGCCTGCAGGGCGCGACCGACCGTGTCCGCCTTGGAGGCTGGGGTCAAGGCCTGAAATGGCTTTCTCCCAGCGAGGCTAAGGGATAACCCGTTATCAGAAGGCAGCCGAGAGTCCCAAAGCCTCCAGGGATGAATGGTGGGGTGAACTGTGGtagctgaaacacacacacacacacacacacacacacacacacacacacaccagatatgAAGTCAAAAGGACTTAGGACAGTCATCAGAAGGCTCTGAAAGGCAATTTTTCTCACAGACTCTATCTATCCCCTCCGTGGGATATTAGTTGgctttgtgtatttttttattgttggtggtggtggtgaacccACGTCCCATGAAGAGAGGAAGTGCAGAAGTTTGGGTGTGCCTGTGGTGATAATTAGCAATTGTAGTTTTTGTAGCGGGCTAACCCTGCTGTGGTGTAGTGACCTTGTGCACAACACAGAAAGAACACCCACCAGAAACAAACCCTATGGCATGTTCAGAAGGTGCCTACCACTTATTGCATCCTCCCCAAAATGCAGCCTAGTGATATTTGGATAATCCTGACCTGTGATTATCAATATCATCCCCATATGCCCAGGGGCCAGGGTACTGTGGTTATTCCAGATCCAGCCGGTTACAACGGACACAGAGGATATATAGCCAGTAGTGCGGCTATATCGTAGCAGCAAAGCCATTCAAAACCTATAACGTAACTATCTTCGAAGCTTTCTGCCCTCTGCGAGCTGAGCcgggcagaggcagagatgaaACTGGCTTCGCTCCCAGACTTCCGAACCCAGGTTCTATATTT
This portion of the Mus musculus strain C57BL/6J chromosome 9, GRCm38.p6 C57BL/6J genome encodes:
- the Onecut1 gene encoding hepatocyte nuclear factor 6 — protein: MNAQLTMEAIGELHGVSHEPVPAPADLLGGSPHARSSVGHRGSHLPPAHPRSMGMASLLDGGSGGSDYHHHHRAPEHSLAGPLHPTMTMACETPPGMSMPTTYTTLTPLQPLPPISTVSDKFPHHHHHHHHHHHPHHHQRLAGNVSGSFTLMRDERGLASMNNLYTPYHKDVAGMGQSLSPLSGSGLGSIHNSQQGLPHYAHPGAAMPTDKMLTPNGFEAHHPAMLGRHGEQHLTPTSAGMVPINGLPPHHPHAHLNAQGHGQLLGTAREPNPSVTGAQVSNGSNSGQMEEINTKEVAQRITTELKRYSIPQAIFAQRVLCRSQGTLSDLLRNPKPWSKLKSGRETFRRMWKWLQEPEFQRMSALRLAACKRKEQEHGKDRGNTPKKPRLVFTDVQRRTLHAIFKENKRPSKELQITISQQLGLELSTVSNFFMNARRRSLDKWQDEGGSNSGSSSSSSSTCTKA